One genomic region from Uloborus diversus isolate 005 chromosome 2, Udiv.v.3.1, whole genome shotgun sequence encodes:
- the LOC129216936 gene encoding zygotic DNA replication licensing factor mcm6-like: MDVNAHRTGPIRKKDVVGDRIQKLFQDFLSEFNDSEGKPKYLQYVKDLSRPERNTLHVSFEDVGKYNQKLAATIQEEYYRVYPYLCRAVANFMADKTVYVPEKELYVGFCDIPTRHKVRELTANKIGTLLRISGQVVRTHPVHPELVIATFTCLDCQTVIKDVEQQFKYTLPTICRNEVCNNRTRFQLDVNKSRFVDFQRVRIQETQAELPRGSIPRSVEVILRAEAVEMAQPGDRIDFIGSLIVVPDVSQLAIPGVRAESSARHKGMEGFETEGVRGLKSLGVRELSYKTAFLATTVIPTEIRTSAVEMLSTEALRNGDFSQRETTAQEWQNIYNMSCDNNLYQNLIKSLFPTVHGNDEVKSGILLMLFGGVPKVTEEGTSLRGDINVCIVGDPSTAKSQFLKQVSEFSPRAVYTSGKASSAAGLTAAVAKDEESGEFVIEAGALMLADNGVCCIDEFDKMELKDQVAIHEAMEQQTISITKAGVKATLNARTSILAAANPIGGRYDRTKSLKQNIALTAPIMSRFDLFFILVDECSEVTDYAIARRIVDLHQKSEESIERVYTLDMILKYISFARQFKPKISEEAQKCLVEHYQNLRLRDAAGVTKSSWRITVRQLESLVRLSEAMAKMYCKEEVLARHVKEAFRLLNKSIIRVEQPDINLQEDDEDDAAMEVDENTENVAQNNIPNGIIPPSESDKPQKLVLSYEEYKSLSNVLISRLQREEEAEGGMKKVELVNWYLKEIESEIESEAELIKRRFLVEKVIDRLIDHDHVIIPLKEGEQDEEDLILVVHPNYGNLEV; encoded by the exons ggtttaTCCATATTTATGCAGAGCTGTTGCTAACTTCATGGCAGATAAAACTGTCTATGTTCCTGAAAAAGAATTGTATGTTGGTTTTTGTGATATACCTACCAGACATAA AGTTCGTGAGCTGACTGCCAATAAAATTGGCACATTGCTACGAATAAGTGGACAAGTTGTAAGAACTCATCCTGTTCATCCTGAGCTTGTTATTGCCACCTTCACTTGTCTAGACTGCCAGACTGTCATTAAAGATGTTGAGCAACAGTTTAAATACACTCTG CCAACCATATGCCGTAATGAAGTTTGTAATAATAGAACTCGATTTCAACTTGATGTTAATAAATCCCGTTTTGTAGACTTTCAACGAGTCAGAATTCAAGAAACTCAAGCAGAATTGCCAAGAGGTAGCATTCCAAGAAG TGTGGAAGTAATTTTAAGAGCTGAAGCTGTAGAAATGGCTCAACCAGGTGACAGAATTGATTTTATTGGAAGTTTAATTGTAGTTCCTGATGTCAGTCAACTTGCAATACCCG GAGTACGTGCTGAATCCAGTGCACGTCACAAAGGAATGGAAGGCTTTGAAACTGAAGGTGTCCGTGGCTTAAAGTCTTTGGGTGTTCGGGAATTATCCTATAAAACTGCCTTTTTGGCAACAACTGTTATTCCTACAGAAATTCGT ACTAGTGCTGTTGAGATGTTATCCACCGAAGCTTTGCGGAATGGGGATTTTTCGCAAAGAGAAACAACAGCACAGGAGTGGCAAAACATTTATAACATGAGTTGTGACAATAATCTTTAtcagaatttaataaaaagtcTCTTCCCAACAGTACATG gaaATGATGAAGTCAAAAGTGGAATTTTGTTGATGCTCTTCGGTGGTGTCCCGAAAGTAACTGAGGAGGGAACTTCATTAAGAGGTGATATAAATGTGTGCATTGTAGGAGATCCCAGTACAGCTAAAAGTCAGTTTTTGAa GCAAGTTTCTGAATTCTCTCCCAGAGCTGTGTATACTAGTGGAAAAGCTTCTAGTGCTGCTGGTTTAACAGCTGCAGTTGCGAAGGATGAAGAGTCTGGAGAATTTGTCATTGAAGCTGGAGCTTTGATGTTAGCAGACAAT GGTGTCTGTTGTATTGATGAGTTTGACAAAATGGAACTAAAAGATCAAGTGGCTATCCATGAAGCTATGGAACAACAAACTATTTCTATAACTAAAGCAGGTGTAAAA GCCACTTTGAATGCTCGAACCTCCATCCTGGCTGCCGCTAATCCTATTGGTGGAAGATATGATCGAACTAAATCCCTTAAACAGAACATTGCCTTGACAGCGCCTATTATGTCCAGATTCGAtctgtttttcattttagtagATGAATGTAGTGag GTAACTGACTATGCAATTGCAAGAAGAATTGTTGATCTGCATCAGAAGTCGGAAGAATCCATTGAACGTGTTTACACActtgatatgatattaaaatacatATCATTTGCACGGCAATTCAAGCCAAAG ATTTCTGAAGAGGCTCAGAAATGCTTAGTTGAGCATTATCAAAATTTGCGTTTGCGTGATGCTGCTGGAGTTACGAAGTCTTCATGGCGAATCACTGTTCGTCAGTTGGAGAGTCTTGTTCGTTTGTCAGAAGCTATGGCTAAAATGTACTGCAAAGAAGAG GTACTGGCCAGGCATGTTAAAGAAGCATTTCGATTGCTGAACAAGTCCATCATTAGAGTTGAGCAGCCTGATATTAACTTGCAAGAGGATGATGAAGATGACGCAGCAATGGAAGTAGatgaaaatactgaaaatgtcgCACAAAATAACA TTCCAAATGGAATTATCCCACCATCTGAATCAGATAAGCCTCAGAAACTTGTACTTAGCTATGAAGAATACAAATCATTGTCAAATGTTCTTATTTCACGTTTACAGAGAGAGGAAG AAGCAGAAGGAGGCATGAAGAAAGTTGAATTGGTGAATTggtatttgaaagaaattgaaagtGAAATTGAATCTGAAGCAGAATTAATCAAGAGGAGATTTCTAGTGGAAAAAGTGATTGATCGCTTGATTGACCAC gACCATGTTATAATTCCTCTTAAAGAAGGTGAACAAGACGAAGAAGATCTAATATTGGTTGTCCATCCCAACTATGGAAATCTAGAAGTTTAG